In a genomic window of Nodosilinea sp. E11:
- a CDS encoding ABC transporter ATP-binding protein translates to MAQVAIENVYKTFPKSRQADGAETALEADHDAAAVLKRINLAIDDGEFMVLVGPSGCGKSTLLRLISGLEEITGGSIWVGDRKVNDLPPKLRDTAMVFQSYALYPHLSVYDNLAFGLRRMGADLETSLPELGKPPLPLSDSHANQELERLLTASRWWEKPLVSLTRRLPPSLRYVSDAERLIDDRIRAVAKMLQIDGLLGRYPRQLSGGQKQRVALGRAMARNPQVFLMDEPLSNLDAKLRMETRAQIVNLQRQLGITTIYVTHDQVEAMTMGHRIAVMNQGQIQQVAKPLDLYNRPANRFVAGFIGSPPMNFMTVQVQAPFLLIHPEFRLSLPSSWDDGLLPYDGREALLGIRPEHLSLALPAPKNIRGHITHLEALGSETYLTVQTERLTLLAKILPDEVVRVGDEIWLAIAPDKAHLFDPVTEAALWDG, encoded by the coding sequence GTGGCCCAAGTCGCAATCGAAAACGTCTACAAAACCTTTCCCAAGTCTCGCCAAGCCGACGGGGCGGAGACGGCTTTAGAGGCAGACCACGATGCAGCAGCGGTGCTCAAACGCATCAACCTCGCCATTGATGACGGCGAATTTATGGTGCTGGTCGGCCCCTCGGGCTGTGGCAAAAGTACCCTGCTGCGGCTGATCTCGGGCCTAGAAGAGATTACGGGCGGCAGTATCTGGGTGGGCGATCGCAAAGTCAACGACCTACCCCCCAAGCTGCGCGACACCGCCATGGTGTTTCAGAGCTACGCCCTCTACCCCCACCTGAGTGTCTACGACAATCTGGCCTTTGGCCTGCGCCGCATGGGGGCCGACCTCGAAACCTCCCTGCCAGAGCTGGGCAAACCACCGCTGCCCCTGAGTGACTCCCACGCCAACCAGGAGCTAGAGCGCCTGCTCACCGCCAGCCGCTGGTGGGAAAAGCCGCTGGTATCGCTCACCCGCCGCCTGCCTCCCAGCCTGCGCTATGTGTCAGACGCCGAGCGGCTGATTGACGATCGCATTCGCGCTGTGGCCAAAATGCTGCAAATCGATGGGCTGCTGGGCCGCTATCCCCGGCAGCTCTCTGGCGGGCAAAAACAGCGGGTGGCCCTGGGCCGGGCTATGGCCCGCAACCCCCAGGTGTTTTTGATGGATGAACCCCTCTCTAACCTGGATGCCAAACTGCGGATGGAAACCCGCGCTCAAATCGTCAATCTCCAGCGGCAACTGGGCATTACCACCATCTACGTCACCCACGACCAGGTGGAAGCGATGACCATGGGCCACCGCATTGCCGTGATGAACCAGGGCCAAATTCAGCAGGTGGCCAAGCCGCTCGATCTCTACAATCGCCCCGCCAACCGCTTTGTAGCCGGGTTTATTGGCTCCCCGCCGATGAATTTTATGACGGTGCAGGTACAGGCCCCGTTTTTGCTGATTCATCCCGAGTTTCGCCTGTCGCTGCCCAGCAGCTGGGACGATGGCCTGCTGCCCTACGACGGTCGCGAAGCCCTGCTGGGTATTCGCCCCGAGCACCTGAGTTTGGCTTTGCCCGCCCCCAAAAATATTCGTGGCCACATTACCCACCTAGAGGCCCTGGGCAGCGAAACCTACCTGACGGTGCAGACCGAGCGGCTGACTCTGCTGGCCAAAATTCTCCCCGATGAGGTGGTGCGGGTGGGCGACGAGATCTGGCTGGCGATCGCCCCTGACAAAGCCCACCTGTTTGACCCAGTTACCGAAGCCGCTCTGTGGGATGGCTAG